One window of Cyanobacteria bacterium GSL.Bin1 genomic DNA carries:
- a CDS encoding Uma2 family endonuclease, whose translation MTMQSISNQSQLFTLEEFLAYDDGSDQRYELVDGELVEMPPETQGNLQIAKYLLFEWAKYLPLQLIALGTELEVTGKRSSCRVPDLLLHTEESLAALPKDRRATITRDMPPPALVVEIVSPGQENRDRDYRYKHTEYAARGITEYWIIDRETQQVTVCLWVNGKYEDTVYTGDTPLKSTVIPEFNLSASQILRFAEN comes from the coding sequence ATGACCATGCAAAGTATCTCTAATCAATCTCAACTCTTCACTTTAGAGGAATTTCTGGCTTATGACGACGGTAGTGATCAACGGTATGAACTGGTGGATGGAGAATTAGTTGAAATGCCACCGGAAACGCAAGGGAATCTGCAAATTGCCAAGTATTTATTATTTGAATGGGCAAAATATCTACCCTTACAATTAATTGCTTTGGGAACTGAATTAGAAGTGACTGGAAAACGGAGTTCTTGTCGCGTTCCTGATCTCCTCCTCCATACAGAAGAATCTTTAGCAGCTTTACCGAAAGATCGACGGGCTACCATTACCCGTGATATGCCCCCGCCTGCTTTAGTTGTGGAAATTGTTTCCCCAGGACAAGAAAATCGCGATCGCGATTACCGTTATAAACATACCGAATACGCAGCACGAGGAATTACCGAATACTGGATCATCGATCGCGAGACTCAACAAGTAACCGTCTGTCTTTGGGTGAACGGCAAATATGAAGATACAGTTTACACAGGGGATACTCCTCTGAAATCAACGGTGATTCCAGAGTTTAACCTCAGTGCGAGTCAGATTTTACGCTTTGCCGAAAACTAA